One window of Mus caroli chromosome 11, CAROLI_EIJ_v1.1, whole genome shotgun sequence genomic DNA carries:
- the Gosr2 gene encoding Golgi SNAP receptor complex member 2 isoform X1 yields MEPLYQQTNKQVQEIQSHMGRLERADKQSVHLVENEIQASIEQIFSHLERLEILSSKEPLNRRQNAKLRVDQLKYDVQHLQTALRNFQHRRQVREQQERQRDELLSRTFTTNDSDTTIPMDESLQFNSSLHNIHHGMDDLIGGGHSILEGLRAQRLTLKGTQKKILDIANMLGLSNTVMRLIEKRAFQDKYFMIGGMLLTCAVMFLVVQYLT; encoded by the exons ATGGAGCCCCTATACCAACAAACGAACAA GCAGGTTCAGGAGATCCAGTCGCACATGGGACGCCTGGAGAGGGCAGACAAGCAGTCTGTGCACT TAGTAGAAAATGAGATTCAAGCAAGCATAGAGCAAATATTCAGCCATCTGGAGCGCCTGGAGATTTTGTCAAGCAAGGAGCCTTTGAATAGAAGGCAGAATGCCAAACT CCGTGTCGACCAGCTAAAGTATGATGTCCAGCACTTGCAGACTGCCCTCAGGAACTTTCAGCACCGGCGCCAAGTCAGGGAGCAGCAGGAGAGACAGCGAGACGAGCTTCTGTCTCGCACCTTCACCACTAAC GACTCTGACACCACCATCCCCATGGACGAATCACTGCAGTTTAACTCCTCCCTCCACAACATTCACCACGGCATGGATGACCTCATTGGAGGCGGGCACAGTATTCTGGAGGGACTGAGGGCCCAGAGACTGACCTTGAAG GGGACTCAGAAAAAGATCCTTGACATTGCTAACATGCTGGGCTTGTCCAACACAGTGATGAGACTGATTGAGAAGCGGGCCTTCCAGGACAAGTACTTCATGATCGGTGGGATGCTGCTCACTTGTGCAGTTATGTTCCTCGTGGTACAGTACCTGACATGA
- the Gosr2 gene encoding Golgi SNAP receptor complex member 2 isoform X2 — protein MEPLYQQTNKQVQEIQSHMGRLERADKQSVHLENEIQASIEQIFSHLERLEILSSKEPLNRRQNAKLRVDQLKYDVQHLQTALRNFQHRRQVREQQERQRDELLSRTFTTNDSDTTIPMDESLQFNSSLHNIHHGMDDLIGGGHSILEGLRAQRLTLKGTQKKILDIANMLGLSNTVMRLIEKRAFQDKYFMIGGMLLTCAVMFLVVQYLT, from the exons ATGGAGCCCCTATACCAACAAACGAACAA GCAGGTTCAGGAGATCCAGTCGCACATGGGACGCCTGGAGAGGGCAGACAAGCAGTCTGTGCACT TAGAAAATGAGATTCAAGCAAGCATAGAGCAAATATTCAGCCATCTGGAGCGCCTGGAGATTTTGTCAAGCAAGGAGCCTTTGAATAGAAGGCAGAATGCCAAACT CCGTGTCGACCAGCTAAAGTATGATGTCCAGCACTTGCAGACTGCCCTCAGGAACTTTCAGCACCGGCGCCAAGTCAGGGAGCAGCAGGAGAGACAGCGAGACGAGCTTCTGTCTCGCACCTTCACCACTAAC GACTCTGACACCACCATCCCCATGGACGAATCACTGCAGTTTAACTCCTCCCTCCACAACATTCACCACGGCATGGATGACCTCATTGGAGGCGGGCACAGTATTCTGGAGGGACTGAGGGCCCAGAGACTGACCTTGAAG GGGACTCAGAAAAAGATCCTTGACATTGCTAACATGCTGGGCTTGTCCAACACAGTGATGAGACTGATTGAGAAGCGGGCCTTCCAGGACAAGTACTTCATGATCGGTGGGATGCTGCTCACTTGTGCAGTTATGTTCCTCGTGGTACAGTACCTGACATGA